One stretch of Streptomyces sp. 135 DNA includes these proteins:
- a CDS encoding endonuclease, which yields MTPTSHVPGTSLLQQVERAETRYEARAAARERTRHVLDSQGVLHADTPDRVGKRLARLGADWSQATALEQTPAETGTGRSLPGLSPDHFSASLLGLERLMGRNDLIDVGFLEAGHLASRPVGRVSVRGPGAHYGTGFLISPSLLLTNNHVLADRHEAGRGVIEFNYQAGIGGRPLEPVVFDLEPGRFFVTDQDLDFTVVAVAERSRSGAGLDGFSWLRLSETQGQVILGEMVNIIQHPNGEPKQLALRENQLVDLLDDFVHYATDTAPGSSGSPVFNDQWDVVALHHAGVPLKDADGRYLSVDGTVWQPHHGEDRLAWKANEGVRISRVLQAVRQAPLSGAAAELRANLFEATAPSLTPPGGPQRLIDGGPGGTPTAASDAGFGAYPEPGTGTGTLRLTVPLHITVGVTARGQAPATSVTAAVDGDLGLRTQPAPLPSVNGHVSPAEADLRAALAGLEAGRARPYYEPEADRAARETYYAGLDGAQLGRQLTALLERTHERQPAYKPMRLLYPWVDLHPDEQLRSIYSGRTFAPEEFIRADAAMEAARIQRLQEMALRESALGPEAIEAEIDALEASLAFNCEHVVPQSWFSKREPMRGDLHHLFACETNCNSFRSNIPYFDFTDVEEVVRTDCGRREAQGFEPSAGKGAVARATLYFLLRYPGQVGDAARELRPERLDMLLTWHEAEPVGAYERHRNFAVAEIQGNRNPFIDHPEWGREIDFSHSW from the coding sequence GTGACCCCCACCTCGCACGTCCCCGGGACCAGCCTTCTTCAGCAGGTCGAGCGAGCCGAGACGCGGTATGAGGCGCGTGCCGCGGCCCGGGAGCGGACCCGCCATGTACTCGACAGCCAAGGCGTCTTGCACGCCGATACGCCCGACCGCGTCGGCAAGCGCCTGGCCCGGCTCGGCGCGGACTGGTCACAGGCCACCGCGCTGGAGCAGACCCCCGCCGAGACCGGCACCGGCCGCAGCCTGCCCGGACTGTCCCCGGATCACTTCAGCGCCTCCCTGCTGGGACTGGAACGGCTCATGGGGCGCAACGACCTGATCGACGTCGGCTTCCTTGAGGCCGGTCACCTTGCGTCACGGCCCGTGGGCCGGGTGTCGGTCCGGGGCCCCGGGGCGCACTACGGCACGGGCTTCCTGATATCCCCGTCCCTGCTGCTGACCAATAACCACGTCCTTGCCGACCGCCACGAGGCAGGCCGTGGTGTGATCGAGTTCAACTATCAGGCGGGTATCGGGGGCCGGCCGCTGGAGCCGGTGGTCTTCGACCTGGAACCGGGCCGGTTCTTCGTCACCGACCAGGATTTGGACTTCACCGTGGTCGCGGTGGCCGAGCGGAGTCGGAGCGGCGCGGGCCTCGACGGATTCTCCTGGCTGCGGCTGAGCGAGACCCAGGGCCAGGTGATCCTCGGCGAGATGGTCAACATCATCCAGCACCCCAACGGCGAGCCCAAACAGCTGGCGCTGCGCGAGAACCAGTTGGTGGACCTGCTGGACGACTTCGTGCACTACGCCACGGACACCGCGCCGGGCTCCTCCGGATCGCCGGTCTTCAACGACCAGTGGGACGTCGTCGCCCTGCACCACGCCGGTGTCCCGCTCAAGGACGCGGACGGCCGCTATCTGTCGGTGGACGGCACCGTGTGGCAGCCGCACCACGGCGAGGACCGCCTGGCCTGGAAGGCGAATGAAGGCGTTCGCATCAGCCGGGTGCTCCAGGCGGTGCGGCAGGCCCCCTTGTCCGGCGCCGCCGCCGAGCTGCGGGCGAACCTCTTCGAGGCGACGGCACCGAGCCTCACACCTCCCGGTGGCCCGCAGCGCCTCATCGACGGCGGCCCCGGGGGGACGCCGACGGCCGCCTCCGACGCGGGCTTCGGGGCCTACCCTGAGCCGGGCACCGGCACCGGCACGCTGCGGCTGACGGTGCCGCTGCACATCACCGTGGGCGTCACGGCCCGGGGGCAGGCCCCGGCCACGTCCGTCACTGCGGCGGTCGACGGCGACCTTGGTCTCCGTACGCAGCCGGCGCCCCTACCGTCGGTGAACGGGCACGTCTCGCCCGCCGAGGCAGATCTGCGGGCCGCGCTCGCAGGCCTTGAGGCCGGCCGGGCCCGCCCGTACTACGAGCCGGAAGCCGACCGCGCGGCGCGGGAGACGTACTACGCGGGGCTCGACGGTGCCCAGTTGGGCCGGCAGCTGACCGCCCTCCTGGAGCGCACGCACGAGCGTCAGCCCGCCTACAAGCCGATGCGGCTGCTGTACCCGTGGGTGGACCTGCACCCCGACGAGCAACTGCGCAGCATCTACTCCGGCCGGACCTTCGCCCCCGAGGAGTTCATCCGAGCCGACGCGGCCATGGAGGCCGCCCGGATCCAGCGCCTCCAGGAGATGGCCCTGCGCGAATCCGCCCTCGGCCCGGAGGCGATCGAGGCGGAGATCGACGCCCTGGAGGCGTCCCTCGCGTTCAACTGCGAGCACGTGGTGCCGCAGTCCTGGTTCAGCAAACGCGAACCGATGCGCGGCGACCTGCATCATCTGTTCGCCTGCGAGACCAACTGCAACAGCTTCCGCAGCAACATCCCGTACTTCGACTTCACCGACGTCGAGGAGGTCGTACGCACCGACTGCGGGCGCCGGGAGGCCCAGGGCTTCGAGCCGTCCGCGGGCAAGGGCGCCGTCGCCCGAGCGACGCTGTACTTCCTGCTGCGATACCCCGGGCAGGTAGGAGACGCGGCGCGCGAGCTTCGGCCCGAGCGCCTCGACATGCTGCTGACCTGGCACGAGGCGGAGCCCGTCGGCGCGTACG
- a CDS encoding serine protease — MLATEAARAEMHRQAAEAAQRYRETTAEREEIEEKLAEGVRFPDAPGALAARAERILDRGGLSPSAVVSSIHAEALDLPEANERIINLSNELQAWSFLPRGVRAGNTVARITLRRNGRELPHGTGFMVSPRLLMTNHHVLPNAEFTRRCFAEFNAQVSIDNAPDTVARMELDPGAFFTADERLDFALVAVAPAGDGRLAGEIFGLNRLSVQLGKLVIGERVNIIGHPNGRLKEIALRDNALLLRLDDFLHYKTDTEPGNSGSPVFNDQWEVVALHHSGVPNKDEQGRVLRKDGRPWQRGDGDDAIDWIANEGVRISAILKHLAGLRLDPRQHALLTELGPDSGLTQSVPADQAVTAPPPPTPQGTGLPETAAPKAVAPVGTAPTGATGRRGRNIGSVDGTERHLVFLHGRRQHGKGPEALRRSWTAGLNHGLTRAGMATVNPGDVWFPYYGERLAALMGYAESAGGAVDLGGLTAEEAAERFAAESPTGSYEQLLDEAARRAGMPRHGPAATEGIDERLVGTLRRPLRWLAARSAVDEWTIAAVFRDVDRYLGDRDVREAVLECVLTTLPASGELVLVTHSLGTVVGMDLVTRLPDGLDVTLLVTAAGPLGMDAVSTRLLTAGPRRPERVRHWVNVWCPTDAVAIGCPLAETGWGRLTQLAVTNCSDCAHDIEEYLTHADVAAEIGGALGGHARPEATAGRAGGGDRVC; from the coding sequence ATGCTCGCTACGGAAGCGGCGCGTGCGGAGATGCATCGGCAGGCCGCCGAGGCAGCACAGCGCTACCGGGAAACGACCGCGGAACGGGAGGAGATCGAGGAGAAGCTGGCGGAAGGTGTGCGGTTCCCGGATGCCCCGGGCGCGCTCGCGGCCCGGGCCGAGCGGATCCTCGACCGGGGCGGGCTGTCGCCCTCCGCCGTGGTGTCGAGCATCCACGCCGAGGCCCTGGACCTGCCCGAGGCCAACGAGCGCATCATCAACCTGTCGAACGAACTCCAGGCCTGGAGCTTCCTGCCGCGAGGTGTGCGCGCCGGAAACACCGTCGCCCGGATCACGCTCCGCCGCAACGGCCGCGAACTCCCGCACGGCACCGGCTTCATGGTTTCGCCCCGCCTGCTGATGACCAATCACCATGTGCTGCCGAACGCCGAGTTCACCCGCCGTTGCTTCGCGGAGTTCAACGCCCAGGTCTCCATCGACAACGCCCCGGACACCGTGGCCCGGATGGAACTCGACCCCGGCGCCTTCTTCACCGCGGACGAACGCCTGGACTTCGCGCTGGTGGCGGTCGCCCCGGCCGGAGACGGCCGCCTCGCGGGGGAGATCTTCGGCCTGAACCGGCTCAGCGTCCAGCTCGGCAAACTCGTGATCGGCGAACGCGTCAACATCATCGGGCACCCCAACGGCCGCCTCAAGGAGATCGCCCTGCGCGACAACGCGCTGCTGCTCCGCCTCGACGACTTCCTGCACTACAAGACGGACACCGAACCCGGGAATTCGGGCTCCCCGGTCTTCAACGACCAGTGGGAAGTGGTGGCCCTGCACCACAGCGGTGTGCCGAACAAGGACGAACAGGGACGTGTGCTGCGCAAGGACGGCCGGCCCTGGCAGCGTGGCGACGGCGACGACGCCATCGACTGGATCGCGAACGAGGGCGTCCGTATCAGCGCCATCCTGAAGCACCTCGCGGGCCTGCGGCTCGACCCCCGACAGCACGCCCTGCTCACGGAGTTGGGCCCGGACTCCGGCCTGACGCAGAGCGTGCCCGCCGACCAGGCCGTGACCGCGCCACCCCCACCGACCCCCCAAGGGACGGGGCTGCCCGAGACCGCCGCCCCGAAGGCGGTGGCACCGGTCGGTACGGCTCCGACCGGCGCCACCGGGAGGCGCGGACGGAACATCGGCTCGGTCGACGGCACGGAGCGGCACCTGGTCTTCCTGCACGGCAGGCGGCAGCACGGCAAGGGCCCGGAGGCACTGCGGCGCAGTTGGACGGCAGGCCTCAACCATGGACTCACCCGTGCCGGCATGGCCACCGTCAACCCCGGCGATGTGTGGTTCCCCTACTACGGCGAACGGCTCGCCGCCCTCATGGGGTACGCGGAGAGCGCCGGCGGCGCGGTCGACCTCGGGGGCCTGACCGCCGAGGAGGCGGCCGAGAGGTTCGCCGCCGAGTCGCCCACGGGCTCCTACGAACAGCTGCTCGACGAGGCGGCGCGTCGGGCGGGCATGCCTCGGCACGGACCCGCCGCCACCGAGGGGATCGACGAGCGGCTGGTCGGCACCTTGCGTCGGCCCCTGCGCTGGCTGGCGGCCAGGTCCGCCGTCGACGAGTGGACCATCGCCGCCGTCTTCCGGGACGTGGACCGCTACCTCGGCGACCGGGACGTCCGCGAGGCGGTCCTGGAGTGCGTCCTCACGACGCTGCCGGCCAGCGGGGAACTGGTCCTCGTCACCCACAGCCTGGGCACCGTCGTCGGCATGGACCTCGTCACGCGGCTCCCGGACGGGCTCGACGTGACGCTGCTCGTCACCGCGGCCGGCCCTCTCGGCATGGACGCCGTCAGCACGCGGCTCCTCACCGCCGGCCCGCGCCGCCCCGAACGCGTACGCCACTGGGTCAACGTCTGGTGTCCCACCGACGCGGTCGCGATCGGATGCCCGCTCGCGGAAACCGGCTGGGGCAGGCTCACCCAGCTGGCCGTCACCAATTGCTCCGACTGCGCCCATGACATCGAGGAGTACCTCACGCACGCCGACGTGGCGGCGGAGATCGGCGGCGCACTCGGCGGCCACGCCCGGCCCGAAGCCACGGCCGGGCGTGCGGGAGGAGGAGATCGTGTCTGCTAG